One Malus domestica chromosome 11, GDT2T_hap1 genomic region harbors:
- the LOC103447632 gene encoding galactinol synthase 2-like has translation MSSANPHRDLVEFPLAGDDDDIRSQTYRRRLAIMHIDLKAQGAFSAANEPRRAYVTMLAGDYDEALFGVVGLAKGLKKRMSKYPLVVVVLPDVSEEYRKLLASHGCTVKEIEPVFRASYVTNYFKLRIWALEEYDKMIFLDGNVLVFENIDHMFDYPDSYFYAALDCFCENSWSHSPHHKIGHCQQWPNKVQWDPTLGPKPPLYFNASVFVFEPSLVTYSDLIKTLQTSRTTAFAEQDLLNVFFKDKLVALAPHYNLMLPMLWRHPVAVELDRVKVVNYCANGSKPWSYTGKEENMEREDVKMLVNKWWEIYSDDSLDCKKTVTSAEAEKSTDQVNVEPPEAAFSETGAVEFISAPSAA, from the exons ATGTCGAGCGCCAATCCCCACAGAGACCTCGTGGAGTTCCCACTCGCTGGCGACGACGATGACATCCGATCTCAGACCTATCGTCGTCGGCTTGCCATCATGCACATAGATCT GAAAGCTCAAGGTGCGTTCTCGGCAGCCAATGAACCCAGGAGGGCCTATGTGAccatgttggctggagactatGACGAGGCTTTGTTCGGTGTGGTTGGGTTGGCCAAGGGCTTGAAAAAAAGGATGAGCAAGTACCCCCTGGTTGTGGTTGTCTTGCCGGATGTGTCTGAAGAGTATCGCAAGCTTCTGGCCTCCCATGGCTGCACAGTGAAAGAGATTGAGCCGGTGTTCAGGGCCTCATATGTCACAAATTACTTTAAGCTTCGCATTTGGGCG CTTGAGGAGTATGACAAAATGATCTTCTTGGACGGAAACGTCCTAGTCTTTGAGAACATTGACCACATGTTCGACTACCCTGACTCCTACTTCTATGCGGCACTGGACTGCTTCTGTGAGAACTCTTGGAGCCACAGTCCACATCACAAGATTGGGCACTGCCAGCAGTGGCCCAACAAGGTCCAGTGGGACCCCACATTGGGCCCCAAACCTCCTCTTTACTTCAATGCTAGCGTGTTTGTGTTTGAGCCCAGCTTGGTGACCTACAGTGACCTCATCAAAACCCTCCAGACTTCTCGTACCACCGCTTTTGCAGAGCAG GATCTTCTGAACGTGTTTTTCAAGGACAAGTTGGTGGCCTTGGCTCCACATTACAACCTTATGCTGCCCATGCTCTGGCGTCACCCAGTGGCCGTTGAGCTTGACAGGGTCAAAGTTGTTAACTATTGTGCTAAT GGGTCTAAGCCATGGAGTTACACTGGGAAGGAAGAGAACATGGAGAGGGAAGATGTTAAGATGCTGGTGAACAAATGGTGGGAGATATACAGTGATGACTCTTTGGACTGCAAGAAGACTGTGACTTCAGCTGAGGCCGAAAAGAGCACAGACCAAGTTAACGTGGAGCCACCCGAAGCGGCATTTTCCGAGACTGGCGCTGTCGAATTCATCTCCGCCCCATCTGCTGCTTGA